From the Candidatus Binatia bacterium genome, one window contains:
- a CDS encoding UvrD-helicase domain-containing protein → MFQRLHPLQCPLTGTVLIEASAGTGKTYTIANLYLRLLLERNLTVEQILVVTFTNAATAELRDRLRARVAALRECLRGGQPPDPDLAALAAQRMAAGTQLDDERRLQAALYGFDLAAIHTIHSFCQRMLERHAFEGGLPFEAELVGTAANTVSRLVRDFWVRQLESAPAEFLWDDEGNPGPLQRSLPLLEHAVGLALRYPDLRLLRRPEATGGWPAYRAALIADAIAWVRRELARGSRLRRERRFDDLLQELRDALRSPVRGLELAAGIREQFRAALIDEFQDTDSLQYDIFRTVYAGRSDTALFLIGDPKQAIYAFRGADVFAYLSGKQDADHHFTLEQNWRSVPQLVEAVNLLFSEERTERPFLLAGIEYHPIQPALPAISDAHAGLEILFVPAEDGKAITKAWAEKELCHIVAQDICKFVRRVPAIGPHTVSFASIAVLCRTNDQAAAMQRALAKLGIPSALEGELSVFETSEAMELECLLRALVDPGDGAAVRAALATSFFGLDAAALAHLQTADADWDSWVQLFFDWHRTWREQGFMSALQQVFTHGQAARRFLKLVDGERRMTNVRHLAELLHTASVEQRLSPERVLEWLALMRRDPSARSSDIGLGEAAQLRLESDEHAVKLVTIHKAKGLQYPVVYCPFLWDFPKLRDEEAKLPCFHDPKTFELCLDLREPPDTNSLWQAWQERKAEDARLLYVALTRAQYRCVVVWGHFAAAPESPLARLLHPGRLAMEKKGSGIPKMQWAPQFKDGVEDWMLADLQKLARAANGSIRVRRWRGSRLQSSAKPQASAAAGLKPRVSRRAFTVRWQIASFSALTEKAKGQSSAAEGFDFDAALAPRPVPLAKVPDAPLLLRLAAGGRIGEALHRLFEVLDFASPLAGQIDKHADLLRPLGEEVEPVTLAQALEEVVHTPLDPLDFRLCDVARRKRLNELDFWLPVCTSGQATPSSQPAVVPQKLGDAFAQHAADPLLRAYGEQLAELDFLPWVGFLKGYMDLVFEHEGRWFVADYKSNFLGPTAADYSRDALVREMRAQHYVLQYHLYAVALHRMLQTSVPNYSYERDFGGVFYLFVRGMSPAYPRGNGVYFDRPPLPLMESLLRVFTGEDGV, encoded by the coding sequence ATGTTTCAACGGCTCCATCCGTTGCAGTGCCCGTTAACGGGGACCGTACTTATCGAAGCGAGTGCAGGCACCGGTAAAACGTACACGATCGCCAACCTTTATCTCCGCTTGTTGCTGGAGCGGAACTTGACTGTGGAGCAAATCCTCGTGGTGACCTTCACGAATGCCGCGACTGCGGAATTGCGCGATCGCTTGCGTGCGCGCGTGGCGGCATTGCGGGAGTGTTTGCGGGGTGGTCAGCCGCCGGACCCAGATCTCGCTGCGCTCGCCGCTCAGCGGATGGCTGCGGGAACGCAGCTCGACGATGAGCGCCGCTTGCAAGCGGCACTCTACGGCTTCGATCTCGCGGCCATCCACACCATTCACTCCTTTTGCCAGCGCATGTTGGAGCGACACGCCTTCGAAGGAGGATTGCCGTTCGAGGCCGAACTCGTGGGCACGGCCGCAAATACCGTTTCTCGGCTGGTCCGGGACTTTTGGGTGCGGCAACTCGAGAGCGCCCCTGCCGAGTTCTTGTGGGACGATGAAGGAAACCCCGGGCCTTTGCAGCGCAGTTTGCCACTTCTCGAACATGCGGTCGGCTTGGCCCTGCGGTACCCGGACTTGCGCCTGCTCCGCAGGCCGGAGGCGACGGGTGGCTGGCCAGCCTACCGTGCTGCGTTGATTGCTGACGCCATTGCGTGGGTGCGGCGAGAGCTGGCCCGTGGCAGCCGCTTGCGCCGCGAACGCCGGTTTGACGATTTGTTGCAAGAATTGCGCGATGCATTGCGCTCGCCCGTTCGAGGCTTGGAATTAGCGGCGGGCATCCGAGAGCAATTCCGTGCTGCCTTGATCGATGAATTCCAAGACACCGACTCGCTGCAGTACGACATTTTCCGCACCGTTTATGCGGGCCGCAGCGATACCGCGTTGTTCCTGATTGGCGATCCCAAGCAGGCCATTTACGCCTTTCGTGGTGCCGACGTGTTTGCCTATCTCAGCGGCAAGCAGGATGCCGACCACCACTTTACGCTGGAGCAAAACTGGCGCTCCGTGCCGCAACTCGTCGAGGCAGTGAACCTACTTTTTTCCGAAGAGCGAACCGAGCGTCCGTTTCTCCTCGCTGGGATCGAGTACCACCCCATCCAACCTGCGCTGCCAGCGATAAGCGATGCGCATGCCGGCTTGGAAATCCTCTTTGTTCCGGCTGAAGACGGCAAGGCCATCACGAAAGCTTGGGCGGAGAAGGAGCTTTGCCACATCGTGGCGCAGGACATCTGCAAGTTTGTGCGCAGGGTGCCGGCCATCGGTCCGCACACCGTGTCGTTCGCCAGTATCGCGGTGCTGTGTCGAACCAACGATCAGGCAGCAGCGATGCAACGCGCGCTCGCCAAGTTGGGCATCCCGTCGGCTCTCGAGGGTGAGCTCAGCGTATTCGAGACGTCCGAAGCGATGGAACTCGAGTGCTTGTTGCGCGCCTTGGTGGACCCGGGCGACGGTGCGGCAGTGCGGGCGGCGCTGGCAACGTCGTTTTTTGGCCTCGATGCCGCCGCCCTGGCGCATTTGCAAACCGCCGATGCGGATTGGGATTCGTGGGTGCAATTGTTTTTCGACTGGCACCGAACGTGGCGGGAGCAGGGGTTCATGTCCGCCTTGCAGCAGGTGTTTACGCACGGACAAGCGGCGCGCCGCTTCTTAAAGCTCGTCGATGGCGAGCGGCGTATGACCAACGTGCGCCATTTGGCGGAATTGCTGCACACGGCCTCCGTGGAGCAACGGCTCTCCCCGGAGCGCGTCCTCGAATGGCTGGCGCTCATGCGGCGCGACCCCAGTGCGCGCAGTTCCGATATCGGTCTTGGCGAGGCGGCACAGTTGCGTTTGGAGAGCGACGAGCATGCGGTGAAGCTGGTCACCATCCACAAGGCCAAGGGGCTGCAATACCCCGTGGTGTATTGCCCGTTTTTGTGGGACTTTCCCAAGCTGCGAGACGAGGAGGCAAAGCTCCCATGCTTTCACGATCCGAAGACCTTCGAACTGTGCTTGGATTTGCGCGAGCCACCCGACACCAACTCGCTATGGCAGGCTTGGCAGGAACGCAAGGCCGAAGATGCGCGCTTGCTTTACGTGGCGCTCACACGGGCGCAATACCGCTGCGTGGTTGTGTGGGGCCATTTTGCAGCCGCTCCGGAATCCCCCTTGGCTCGCTTGCTGCACCCCGGGCGGTTGGCGATGGAGAAAAAGGGGAGCGGAATCCCCAAGATGCAGTGGGCGCCGCAGTTCAAAGACGGAGTGGAAGATTGGATGCTCGCTGACCTCCAGAAATTAGCGCGTGCGGCGAACGGGAGCATTCGCGTTCGGCGGTGGCGTGGTTCCCGCTTACAGTCCAGCGCGAAGCCGCAAGCAAGCGCAGCAGCAGGACTCAAGCCGCGTGTAAGTCGGCGCGCCTTCACAGTGCGCTGGCAAATCGCCAGTTTCTCGGCGCTAACGGAAAAAGCAAAAGGGCAGAGCTCGGCGGCCGAAGGATTCGATTTTGATGCGGCCTTGGCACCCCGGCCGGTGCCGCTTGCCAAGGTGCCTGACGCTCCACTCTTGCTACGGCTTGCCGCCGGCGGCCGGATCGGCGAGGCCTTGCACCGGCTGTTTGAAGTGTTGGACTTTGCCAGCCCGCTCGCGGGGCAGATCGACAAGCATGCAGATCTCCTGCGTCCGCTGGGCGAAGAAGTAGAGCCGGTCACGCTGGCGCAGGCATTGGAGGAGGTGGTGCACACGCCACTGGATCCCTTGGACTTTCGCTTGTGCGACGTTGCGCGCAGAAAGCGGTTGAACGAGTTGGACTTTTGGTTGCCTGTGTGTACTTCCGGCCAGGCTACGCCGAGTTCGCAACCGGCGGTTGTGCCGCAAAAGCTCGGGGACGCGTTTGCGCAACACGCTGCCGATCCCTTGCTCCGCGCGTACGGAGAACAGCTCGCCGAGCTCGATTTCCTTCCGTGGGTGGGGTTCCTCAAGGGTTACATGGATCTCGTGTTCGAGCACGAGGGGCGCTGGTTTGTGGCAGACTACAAATCGAATTTTCTGGGTCCGACTGCTGCCGATTACTCCCGCGATGCGCTCGTTCGCGAAATGCGCGCGCAGCATTACGTGCTCCAGTACCACCTGTACGCCGTCGCCTTGCACCGGATGTTGCAAACCTCCGTGCCCAACTACAGCTACGAGCGCGACTTTGGCGGAGTGTTTTACTTATTTGTGCGCGGCATGTCGCCGGCGTATCCACGGGGGAACGGCGTGTACTTCGACCGGCCGCCGCTTCCCCTCATGGAAAGTTTGCTGCGCGTGTTCACCGGTGAGGACGGAGTGTGA
- the recD gene encoding exodeoxyribonuclease V subunit alpha codes for MNRRTLQEQGLVNDFDLHLAATLGRVGGEEREAVLATVALLSRSLRDGHVCLNVASAGAALGVGAGDDDSLAALQWPPGLLDALAASPLVGSGSGDTPLVLDRAGRLYLRRYWWFEQNVIAALRQRAQVPPKEVPIEFLKNTLPALFAGSDTKPPAIDWQQVATLVAFLRPLCIVSGGPGTGKTFIVANILSLLLAWASACGQRLPRIMLLAPTGKAAARLSESLQRARSRLPVGSELLQAIPTEASTIHRALVPLGGSRTRFRYHRDNPLGADVVVVDECSMVDLALMARLLDALPATARLVLLGDEYQLASVQAGSVLGDLCNRGEPARFSRQQWQWIEAVLGVPPPKPGELPARSGIHDCLVRLTRSYRFREDGGIGAVAAAVKRGDAELAWEVLMAGKDQAATDVASLGEAPLPWRLSAALGRAVQSGFQQYFRASDPEARLAAFERFRVLCANRYGPFGIHALNTAIERLLESCGLIECDSPWYLGRPILVTENDYQIRLFNGDWGSIVRTAGERGHQRMAAFRDGQGKLRLIAPGRLPPHETAFAMTIHKSQGSEFDEVEVVLPPSASPLLTRELVYTALTRARHRVRVHATREAFAHAVRSRIERSSGLRDGLWG; via the coding sequence GTGAATCGCCGTACGCTCCAAGAGCAAGGCTTGGTGAACGATTTCGATCTCCACTTGGCGGCCACCCTGGGGCGCGTGGGCGGGGAAGAGCGAGAGGCTGTTCTTGCGACGGTGGCGTTGCTTAGTCGCTCCTTGCGCGACGGACATGTGTGCTTGAACGTCGCCTCCGCGGGTGCGGCCCTCGGCGTCGGTGCCGGGGATGATGACAGCTTGGCTGCACTCCAGTGGCCGCCTGGTTTGCTCGATGCACTGGCAGCAAGCCCGCTGGTGGGCTCCGGCAGCGGCGACACTCCGTTGGTGCTCGACCGCGCCGGCCGTTTATATCTTCGCCGCTATTGGTGGTTCGAGCAAAATGTGATTGCGGCACTGCGGCAGCGCGCGCAGGTGCCGCCCAAGGAGGTACCGATCGAATTTCTCAAGAACACCCTGCCAGCGTTGTTCGCTGGTTCTGACACGAAGCCCCCGGCGATCGACTGGCAGCAAGTGGCCACCTTGGTCGCCTTCTTGCGCCCATTGTGCATCGTGTCGGGTGGGCCCGGTACCGGGAAAACCTTCATCGTGGCCAACATTTTGAGCTTATTGCTGGCGTGGGCAAGTGCCTGCGGGCAGCGTTTGCCGCGGATTATGTTGCTCGCGCCCACGGGCAAGGCTGCGGCACGGTTGAGTGAGTCGTTGCAGCGCGCACGCTCTCGCCTGCCTGTGGGCTCGGAGCTCCTGCAAGCCATTCCCACAGAGGCCAGCACGATTCATCGCGCGCTGGTGCCGCTCGGTGGCTCGCGCACGCGGTTTCGGTACCACCGGGACAACCCACTCGGGGCGGATGTGGTGGTCGTGGACGAGTGCTCCATGGTGGATCTTGCCCTCATGGCCCGCTTGCTGGACGCCTTGCCCGCCACCGCGCGGCTTGTGTTGTTGGGCGACGAGTATCAACTGGCGAGTGTGCAGGCAGGATCGGTACTCGGCGACCTTTGCAACCGGGGCGAGCCGGCGCGGTTTTCACGCCAGCAGTGGCAGTGGATCGAAGCGGTGCTCGGGGTGCCGCCGCCGAAACCAGGGGAGTTGCCCGCTCGAAGTGGCATTCATGATTGCCTGGTGCGGCTGACGCGCAGTTACCGCTTTCGCGAAGACGGCGGCATCGGCGCGGTGGCTGCGGCGGTGAAGCGGGGTGACGCTGAGCTTGCGTGGGAGGTGCTCATGGCGGGTAAGGACCAGGCGGCGACAGACGTGGCCAGCTTGGGCGAGGCGCCGCTGCCGTGGAGGCTGTCCGCTGCTCTCGGCCGTGCCGTGCAAAGTGGATTTCAGCAGTACTTTCGCGCGTCCGACCCGGAGGCACGTCTTGCCGCGTTCGAGCGCTTTCGCGTTTTATGCGCTAACCGCTACGGTCCGTTCGGCATCCATGCCCTGAACACCGCGATCGAGCGCCTGTTGGAGAGCTGTGGGTTAATCGAGTGCGACAGCCCCTGGTATCTAGGGCGCCCCATTTTGGTGACGGAGAACGACTACCAGATTCGACTGTTCAACGGCGATTGGGGAAGCATCGTGCGCACGGCCGGAGAGCGCGGGCACCAGCGTATGGCTGCGTTTCGCGATGGACAAGGAAAGTTGCGCTTGATCGCACCCGGGCGCTTGCCGCCGCACGAGACCGCCTTTGCCATGACCATCCACAAAAGCCAGGGATCAGAGTTCGATGAGGTGGAAGTGGTGCTGCCTCCAAGCGCCTCGCCGTTACTCACCCGAGAACTCGTGTACACGGCGCTCACCCGCGCCAGGCACCGCGTGCGTGTACACGCCACGCGCGAGGCATTTGCGCACGCGGTGCGCAGCCGCATCGAGCGGTCTTCGGGGCTCCGCGACGGCTTGTGGGGGTGA
- a CDS encoding aspartate aminotransferase family protein, producing the protein MTIPARGRSKEEILRDLERFRAHDVDWRSGRTWAYVYDPGPEAEEVIKEAYMMYLSENGLDPTAFPSALQLERELIAMAASHLRGDENVVGNFTSGGTESILLAVKTARDWARAHRPHVREPEIVLPVTAHAAFQKAAHYFCLKPVLVPVDPRTFKADPELMARAITENTILLVGSAVSYAHGVVDPIRELGELAQHHGLLLHVDACMGGFLLPYFRRLGAPVPDFEFHVPGVTSISMDFHKYAFAAKGASVILYRSAELRQYQIFTCATWTGYTMINPTVQSTKSAGPMAAAWAVLNFFGDEGYLELARKVLEATRYLAREIERIPGLRLLGQPEMNLIAFTSDEVNVFQIVDEMKARGWYVQPQLGFGGSKENIHLSVNPANVKWMDALLADLRQSVEAARQAQLEEISQLRDMLAGIDWNQLSPEMLRNMLAMAGAGGGLPQRMAAISSLLNQLPPEAAERLLTAYFNDLYRPAEERPRA; encoded by the coding sequence TTGACGATTCCAGCACGGGGACGGTCGAAGGAGGAAATTTTGCGCGACCTCGAGCGGTTTCGCGCGCACGATGTGGATTGGCGAAGCGGGCGCACGTGGGCCTACGTGTACGATCCCGGCCCCGAGGCGGAAGAGGTCATCAAAGAAGCGTACATGATGTATTTGTCGGAAAACGGGCTCGACCCCACCGCCTTTCCCAGTGCATTGCAACTGGAGCGTGAGCTCATTGCCATGGCGGCGTCGCACCTGCGCGGCGACGAGAACGTGGTGGGCAACTTTACGTCCGGCGGCACCGAAAGTATCTTGCTGGCAGTGAAAACCGCGCGCGACTGGGCACGGGCGCATCGTCCCCACGTCCGCGAGCCCGAGATTGTACTGCCGGTCACAGCTCATGCGGCGTTTCAAAAGGCGGCGCATTACTTCTGCCTGAAACCGGTGCTCGTGCCCGTGGACCCGCGTACCTTCAAGGCCGATCCGGAGCTGATGGCTCGGGCAATCACCGAAAACACCATTCTCCTCGTCGGCTCGGCCGTGTCGTATGCCCATGGCGTGGTCGACCCCATTCGGGAGCTCGGTGAGTTGGCGCAGCACCATGGCCTGCTGTTGCACGTGGATGCGTGCATGGGTGGATTTTTGTTGCCGTACTTTCGCCGGCTCGGTGCGCCGGTGCCGGACTTCGAGTTTCACGTACCCGGGGTGACGTCGATCTCCATGGATTTTCACAAGTATGCCTTTGCCGCCAAAGGCGCCTCGGTAATTCTCTACCGGAGTGCAGAACTGCGGCAGTATCAGATCTTCACCTGTGCAACGTGGACGGGCTACACGATGATCAACCCCACGGTGCAGAGCACGAAGTCGGCGGGTCCGATGGCCGCCGCATGGGCGGTGCTGAATTTCTTTGGCGACGAGGGTTACCTGGAGCTCGCGCGCAAAGTCTTGGAAGCGACGCGCTATCTCGCACGCGAGATCGAGCGTATCCCCGGCTTGCGGCTTCTCGGTCAGCCGGAGATGAACCTCATCGCGTTCACCTCGGACGAGGTGAATGTTTTCCAAATCGTCGATGAAATGAAGGCGCGTGGTTGGTACGTGCAACCGCAACTGGGCTTTGGCGGTTCGAAAGAGAACATCCACCTGTCGGTGAACCCAGCGAACGTCAAATGGATGGATGCGCTGCTGGCCGACTTGCGGCAGAGCGTGGAAGCGGCACGCCAAGCGCAGTTGGAGGAGATTTCCCAATTGCGCGACATGCTTGCGGGAATCGATTGGAATCAGCTCTCTCCCGAGATGCTGCGCAACATGTTGGCGATGGCAGGGGCAGGCGGCGGGTTGCCTCAGCGTATGGCGGCGATCAGTTCGTTGCTTAACCAGTTGCCGCCGGAAGCGGCGGAGCGTCTGTTGACCGCATATTTCAACGACTTGTATCGTCCGGCGGAGGAGCGCCCTCGTGCGTGA